A stretch of the Neodiprion lecontei isolate iyNeoLeco1 chromosome 4, iyNeoLeco1.1, whole genome shotgun sequence genome encodes the following:
- the LOC107218383 gene encoding uncharacterized protein LOC107218383 yields the protein MKFITLAVCFLAILAGVFAQDYYRQLYAEIGSYPQRSSGLRDPRSNRGPVVFPAGPPSPSDETSGVIVGASGYGFVPPGNQKY from the exons ATCACCTTGGCAGTTTGTTTCCTCGCCATCCTGGCCGGCGTCTTTGCCCAGGATTATTACAGACAACTATATGCCGAAATTGGATCCTACCCTCAGAGGAGTTCGGGCCTTAGGGACCCCCGATCAAACCGAg GTCCAGTCGTATTTCCCGCCGGTCCACCATCACCCAGCGATGAGACAAGCGGCGTGATCGTCGGAGCTAGTGGCTACGGATTTGTACCCCCAGGTAACCAGAAATACTGA